One bacterium genomic window, CCCTTAATCCGTGTTCTGATCGAGTAAACCGATGTTCGCGCGGTAATGAAGAGCGTTTGTTTATCCTTTCCCCCGAAACAGACATTGGCCGCCGTCTCTGGAACCGCGATCGTATCGATTTTTTCGCCCGCCGGGTTATATACCGTGACAGCATCGCCCGTCAGGTACACGTTGCCTTCGGTGTCGATTGCCAGACCGTCATCCCCCTCAGGCGCAAAGAGCCGTTTCCCCGAAAGCGAGCCGTCTTTATTGACTGTGTACACATAGGTCTTCTTTTCGTTCCAGTCGCTTACATAGACCAGCTTACCATCCGGTGTGCCGATGATCCCGTTCGGCTTGACCATGTCGCCGGCAGCCGCGATGAGCTTTGTACGGTCGGGTGACAGGTACATGACACGGTCGCGGCCGTTTTCTCTGCCCCAGAAGGGATCGGTGAAGTAGATACCGCCTTTCGGGTCAAGCCACAGGTCGTTCGGGGCGTTGAACGGTTTCCCCTCGAACGAATCGGCGATGACGGTTATGCCGCCCTTCGAGTCGATGGACGCGATCTGTCCCGGGGCGCCGGTACAGGCGATGATTTTCCCGTCCCTGTCGAGATAGAGCCCGTTTGCCCGGTGAGCTTCCTTGAGAAAGACCTCGGCGGCGCCGTCCGGGGGCATTTTGTAGAGGAGGTTGTTACGGTTGTCGGTGAAAAAGAGGTTCCCTTCGCGGTCCTCGACCGGTCCTTCGGCCCAGGTGAAACCGGTCGCGAGTTTTTTGAGCTCGGCGCCCGGTGCGACGACTCCGGTTTTTTTCGGTGTGTTCTGGCCGTTCGCGACATGTATGCAGGCCAGCAGCGCGGCTGAGCACAGGAGAGCTGTCAATACAATCCGGTATCTGATCACCATATGTTTTTGTTTCCTTTCTGTTATAATCGCTCAATATTTTATTACCACAAAGCCACAAAGGCACAAAAGAAAAACCGCAGTGAAATCATGACGATTCACGGTAATCCCGCCATACATTTCGTATACCCGGATACCGTCCCATGCCATAATAGTCAAGACGGCGGTGGTTCGCAAGCACTTATTATACCGTCAGGAGACCGGAAATGACCGCCCGATGACCAAATGAACAATCAGAATTGCGTTGCATCCTGATAGGGTTTGTTCTATTCTATTAACTTGGCAGTTCCCAAGAATTTTTAACCATTTTTTATATCCTGGAGGAGTTATGAAACGGATTTTATTACTGCTGCTTATCCTGTTTTCTCCTGCTGTCTACGCCGGGGAAATCGGCCCGGTGACATACCACCTTGCGTTTGAATCCCTCGATTTCACTGCCGACGACTGGATCGCACAGACCGGCCTGAAAACCATCGGAGACCGGAAATGGGAGCTCATCGGAGGAAAGTTCGGGAAGGCGCTCTTTATCGGCGCGGTTCCCCTCAAGTACGACAACGACAACATGAGCGGCCTCGACCTCGACATGGTGACCGCGGTCATTTTCAACGTGGGCTTTTCCGGAAGCAAGGGCAGGGGTTATGACGAACCCTTTATCTGGGGCGCGGGCAAGCTTCATCCGGCTTCCGGCGCGGTGTCGTTCTGGGTGCAGGGAACATCGAAGCCGGAGAGCGAGGACACCCGCACGGTACTCTTCGAGCAGACCACCTCCGGCTGGGGACGAAAGGAACGTCAGCTCATCGAGGTGGAGCTCTACCGTGACCGCACCATATCGGCATATGTAGAGGATGCACGGTATGTCCAGCATATGGTGAAGACAAAGCCGGTGTGGAACGATAAATCGTGGAACCACGTGGTGTTCATGTGGGACAGGTCATCCGGTGTTTCCCTCTGGGTGAACGGAAAGGAAGCCGCATCGACGATGGGGACAGACGCGTGGTGGGAAAACCAGCGCCCCGGCCTCTTTCACATGCCCATGTCCAGGGCCGCATACGATGAATTCTATATTTTCAACCGTCCCCTCACGGGAAAGGAAATATCGGCGCTCATCAGGAACAACGCCCCTCCGGTGGCATCGTCGGAACAGTCTAAACTGAGTGCCGACAGTGCCCGCCGCCTCAGGAAGGCATTCATCGCCGATTCTTCGATGCTACCCGCGGTGCAGAAATCATCCGGCGACAAAGCGCTCGTTTTCACCGAAATCACCCCGGAACGTATCCACGACGAGGGCATTCAGGGCTGGTGGATTTCCGACGGCCGTTATGAGATGGCGTGGCCGCACGAGTACAGCGTGTTCACCATCATCCCCGGCGATGTGGATTTTCATGCCGAAAAGGCCGATATCCTTCCGCCTCCGTGCGCCGATGTCAATTACATAACGATCGAGGGCAATCTCGACGATTTGACGGTCATCAAAGGCGACCGCAGCGGGAATTTCCCCTCGACACCTCACATCAGGGTGCCGAAAACCGATGCGTTCTTCTTCGGCGCTTTAAGCGACGGGCTCGGGAACTCGGAGCTCCGTATTCCATTCACCAAATCGTACGGCGCTCCGCCGGGGTTCGAGGATGGCGGCGGTGTGCTCAGGCTGCCTGAGTCGGGCGATCTCAGAATTCACGAGGTCGGCCTCTTCAATGTCGCCGAAAAATCCTGTCCCCGCGAAGCCGGCGACCGGATGCTGTATATGAATGCCGCTCCGATAATCCTCAACGACACGAGATATCCCGCAGCCCTTGGTGCGCTCCTTCCGGCTCAGGGCAGGACCGCGCTGGCGCTGACGGTGGTGCCTTCCGATACTGAAAACCCGGCTGTGGAGCTCCAGCCCATGACACGGATCAACTTCATGAGCGAGCCCGCTGTGGGGAAAGCGGCTTACAACACCGTAATCCTCGATATATATGTCACCTCGCCTGTCGAGGATAACGTGCTCGCCGTCCGGCTTCTCGATCCCGCGGTTCCCTCGCACACGTGGACTCATGCGGAGATGAAGCTCCGGGGCTTCACTGGCGCGCCGGGCAGGCTCCGCGTTGCGCTGACGTTCGATCCCATGTTTCTCGTCGAGGGCGACCGGATATGGATCGAGCTGCTCGCGACCGAGGGCCTTTCAATCGAGGTGAGCGCCAAAGACCGGAACTCCGGGGTAATTCTCCGTCCCGTTATCGACTGGGCGGCCGCCGAGCCGGTTTATGCGCTCAAGACCCTGAGGCCGACCATTCTGACTTACGGGCGCAGTTTCGAATATATCCCCTGGCAGTGGGACAAACGTATGCCGGATGTGGACGCCCCCGTGACATTCGGCGGCATGTACGACATGGCATACCCATGGCAGGCGGTGCACAAGGTCAACCGCGGCGACCGTATCGCCAACATCTACCGTGCATACACCATGCTGAGGGCAGACAAAACGCTCGAGTATCCCTTCGGCAGGTATTCCGCCGATATCGACAAAATCCCGGACAAGGCATTCACCGCCCCGGAGAACGCTCCCGACTGGGCGGTGTATTTCCGCGAATATCAGACCTTCCGCAACCGCATCGTCACCTGGTGGCGTCATCACCAGCGGACGGACGGTCAGGCGGGCGGCGGATGGAACGACGACACCCTCATTTTCTCGCGGACGTTCGGGGACATGCAACTCGATTCGAACGAGGACGCGCTCATTCTCTACAACACCGTGTTCGACGGGTTCGACAGGACAAATTACTTCAAGGACGGGTACTGCCGTATCTTTCCCATCGACCGTCTCCACAACGGCGATTTCGTTCGCGAGCGTTACAAATCCCTCATCTACAACCTCGGCGACCCCCGGAGCGCGGTCTGGGCGATGGAAGAGGCATGGCACTGGGGTAAACCGGACAAAACGCCCATGAATTACGGCGACGGCAGGGGATTCCTCTTCGGAAAGGATGTCCTCGAATGGTACTGGGGCAGACGGAGGATCGACACACCGTACAAGCTCGAAAATCCCGAAAAACTCATCGCCGAGCTCCGCAAGGCGGCGGTCGGCAACAACGACACCACGCTCTGGCGTTTCACCGAGTCATGGAACCATACCGACGACCAGTCTTCGTACGGCACGAACATCATGCAGGATGTACTGCTCGGCGGATGGGGCGTGAACGACCGTTCCCGCCGTGAAGAATCCAATATCGACATCACCGTGGGCGTCGGCTGGCTGGAGGGCGGAGGACCCGAAACAGCCCGTCTCGTCGAGTACTCCGGCAATGACGGTCTCAGAGTGAACATGTACTCGTTTGCGGATTTTCCCCACACGGTTGTGGCACGGCTGTTCCGGCTCGATCCGGGAGTCTATGCGCTCTCCCTCAAGGCAGACGAGGACGGCGACGGCACCTATGAAGGAAAGATTTTAGACCGGACAATGGAACTTAAACGTTTCGACAGGCTCGCGTTTACCCTTCCCCCGCAGATTCCGGTAAAGCTCGAAATCACCCAGGTCAAAGCCTCCCCGCTGCCCGGAGACCTGCCCGATCTGGCGGTCAGCAGCTACTTTATCCGTAAAGAAGGCGGCAATCTGACCGTAACCGTTCATAATATCGGCAGCGCGCCTTCCGGATCGTTCACTGTAGCGCTGTTCGGTCAGCAGGGCAGCGAAATCAAGCGTCTCAGCGTGGATTCGCTTCCCGGTTGCGAGGATTTTGTGCCAAAACAGGCGACAGTGACCTTTACCGGCATACCCGAGGGAAATAACTACCTCATCGTCGTAGACCGTGACAATGAAATAAAGGAAATACTGAAAGAGAACAATTCGGTGCTGTTTACGGTACCCGGGAAATAACATAGAGGGGAACGCTCATATGAAATATGCACATATCAGAACAATGACAGCAGCCTTTTTCGCGGGTTTGTACGTTGCGGTGACCTCTGCGGCCGCCGCCGTATCGGTACCTGTCACGGTGACCGAGCCATCGGGTGTGGCGCGCCCGAACGAAGGGATTCATTCCGGCATACCGATCAAAAAGGGCGAGGTGAAATCGACCGGCGAGCTCATACTGGTCGATGAGGCCGGGAAACCAGTCCCGGCGCAGTTCGAGACCCTGTCACGATGGGATGACGGCTCTGTGCGGTGGGTGCTGCTCATTGTTAAAGAATCCATCGGCGCCGGGCAGACGAAATCCTATACGCTCAGAACGCTGAAAAAAAACGAATTGGCGCCTGAACACTCCGACCGTGTCTCGATCTCCGACGAAAACGATATATTCGCCG contains:
- a CDS encoding SMP-30/gluconolactonase/LRE family protein produces the protein MVIRYRIVLTALLCSAALLACIHVANGQNTPKKTGVVAPGAELKKLATGFTWAEGPVEDREGNLFFTDNRNNLLYKMPPDGAAEVFLKEAHRANGLYLDRDGKIIACTGAPGQIASIDSKGGITVIADSFEGKPFNAPNDLWLDPKGGIYFTDPFWGRENGRDRVMYLSPDRTKLIAAAGDMVKPNGIIGTPDGKLVYVSDWNEKKTYVYTVNKDGSLSGKRLFAPEGDDGLAIDTEGNVYLTGDAVTVYNPAGEKIDTIAVPETAANVCFGGKDKQTLFITARTSVYSIRTRIKGL